TCTGCACACAACACGGCAAGGTCGATTGGAAGATATGTTAGGTCTTCAGCTCTCATGAAGTTGCGAAAAAAGAACAACGAGAAAGCCAATGGCGCAAAACTAAACAACAACGAGACCGCATGAGACAGTGTCGGTTGTTCGTACATCGTCCACAGAGCGATGCCGGGTGCTAACAGCGAAAGTATGCATAGGACACCAAAAAACAGCTTATTCACTTGAGCCGGAAACATTGCGGGCATTAAGCCGAACTCTGCCATATAGTGGCTTGTTCTGGCTATGTTGTCGTAGTCATTCGAGAACTCATACAAGTAGCCAGCCAATACAGAGTTAAACGGATTGACGTGTTTGCTGGATCGAATCCGGTCAGCAACTGCATTGACTGCGCTGAGAGTCTGGCTGCTTTCATGAAACTCGTTTTCATAGTCGCTCACATCTCCTTCGATGTCCCACTCAGTAGCGAGAAATACATCGCCCGGGTAAAGTGATGAGAACAGAGCAGTTTTTCCGAAATAGTTCGGGACTCCATAATAGCGATCGTCCACTTTCACAAAAACAGTGGTCATTGCGCTGTCTACTTTTCTTCCAGACACCGTGACCTTGAACAGTCTCTCACGCGAGTTTTCAGCCGTTACTCTTATGTTCGATTTCGCAGGTGCGCATATCTCCTCGGGATAGCTGTCGGTGTAGAAAGTGATTTCCCTCTTTCTCGCAAACGACCGGTCGGTAGGAATCGCGGACAACCAATCTTCGTATCGATGCCTAAGCCGATCCGCGGGACTTTGATCGGGTCCACGATCCTCGCTCTTTCCTGGTCCAGGCCAATCCATCTTGACGGCTTTTTGCTTCTTACGTGGAAGGCGGGCTAAGAATCGGTCTTTGCTATTCGATTGATCAGCAAGAGCACCTTTACCTTTCAACCGCTTATAATAATCCAAAGGTGGCACGAAACCAGGCATCGGATCGGGCCGCATTTCTACGCCAAACTCCCGAGCCGTCTTGGGTACCTCGCGGAGCAAGTATTCCGAGATTTGTCCACTCGTAACCGCTGGACTAAACTGATGGTGGTTTTGAACGGTCTTGCCACCTGCTCCATGAAGCGCATCGATAAATACCGAGCTAAAAATGCAGAAGGCTGGACCCTCTGAGTCTCCGTCAACTTGGTACGAGCGTTCCCCGGAAATGCTGGATCTAAACACATCCACATAACAAGGCTCAAAGTCATCAGCGCCCGTCACGATGTGATCTCCAACGAAATCTAGACCGTCCGGGCTTACAGATCTGCAAGCATCCGATATAATTGATATCTGGCCTCGAGACATCATTGTATTCTGGGCGCCAAACCCGAAGCGTTGGAGACCCCGCCGGAAACCCTCAACATCGATCCCTTCGCGCCGGTCGTTTTCGGCTCCGCTTAGAAGCCAAAATTGAGAACCCAATGAACGAACAAAACCATGCCCCGCAAAGTAGACAACCAATCGATCGGTGAGATCTTCATTCAAAAATGTCGGTATTTTTTCTCGAAGAAAATCTGAAGTTATCTTTGGTTGGACAATGTGCGACTGTTTGAAATTAGCGTGTGGCTCAGCGTCGAGAATTACTAGTTGTCTATAGCCTTCACCGCTGGAACTGGCCCAATCCGATAAGTCGCAAGCGCTTGTAATGACACCTGGAAGATCAGGTAAGCTACCTTCGTATTTGGAAACGGCAATTATGATTATGGCTTTCTTCATTCCAATTCCCCCAAAATCAGGACTACCGTCCGAGTCTTTGCAATATTTAAAACCACGAACTGGAGGAATTACAAAGCCAAGGGCTGTCAAGTATTCTCTGAACTTAAACAATCAGCGCAAACAGCAGAGACTTCTCGAAATCAAAAGCAACCGGATAAGACACAAGTTAAAGGCTTATTGACCTAAATCGCGCCCGACATCGACGGATTTGGCAGCAACTCAAGCGAGTAATTTCTAAATACCCAAAACACACTGTTTCGCGCGATAGAGGGCGCGTCTTCCGGCTCCGAATTAGTTTGTGCGGGGCAAAGTCCCTTTTTGTTCATGACAAAACTTGGGAGTAGCGCAGTGCCCCAAGCACCCTCAAGCTACTGATCTTTGCCATCTTCACCGGTCCCTCCGGGCCCACCAATTTCCAATCTCACTCCGGCCGCGCAAAGTGCTTGGACAGTTTCAACCTCTGACCCTGGTAGTTACTCGTCTTGCCGCCATAGAGCGCGCGCGGTTTCGAGGCCATTGGCTCATAGATCAGCTTGGCCACCGGTTGGCCGTGCTCCAGCACGAACGGCACATCCCTTGAGCGGACTTCCAGAACAGCGCGGCTGCCGCCTTCATTGGTGCCGAAGCCGGGGTCGAAGAAGCCGGCATAATGGGCACGGAACTCGCCGAGTTCCGGTGCGATCGGAGCCATTTCCGCGGCTTTGCCGGCGGCGACCTTGACCGTCTCGCGGCTGGCCAGAATGTAGAACTCCTCCGGATCGAGGATCAGGCGGCCGCCGCGGGCATAGAGCGGCTCCCAGAATTGATGCACCTCATGCGCGCCGATACCGCGTAGATCGATCAGGCCGCCATGGCGTTTGGCGCGCCAGCCGACCGGTTGGCCGCCCGGCTGATCGAGATCAATGGACACGGTTTTCTCGGTCGCCTCATCGCTGCGCCCACGCCGCAGGCGGAGCTGGGCGAGCCGGTCACCCGGGCGGACCAGGATCGGGAAGGTGCGCGGGCTGATTTCCAGCCAGAGCGGGCCGGAATAGCCGGTCGGCACATCGTCAAACGCCTTGGAGCGGTTGGTGACGACCCGGGTGAACACATCGATACGCCCGGTCGAGCTTTTCGGATTGGCACGGCCTGAAATGCCGGCAGGCAGACGCAGACTCTCCTGCAGCGGCACGAGATACACACACCCGGTCTCGAGCACGGCGCCGTCTTCGGTCAGCGGGATCCGGTGCAGCTCTGTCCCGGGGTCCTCGAGCACATCGGCGACCTTGCGCTTGTCGCCGGGCAGGAAGCTGGCGCGGATTCGGTGGGCTTCAAAGCCCAGTCGAAGATCCAGGCTGGCGGGCTGAATCTGGTCACTATCGAGCGCGCTTTGCGACTTTACGGCGCCCGTCTCAAACAGCGCCGTCAGTTCGCGATCGGATAAAACCCCAATTTTTCCGTCAGCCATGCCTTGATCCCTTTACAGGCTAAGGCTTATGACGATGCGCCTCGAATGCAAAGGATTTCGCCATGACAAAGCGCAGCGACACTTGGGCCCCAGCCACCAAATTGGTGCGCGGCGGAACCATGCGCTCTGAGTTCGGGGAAACCTCAGAGGCGATGTTCCTGACCTCGGGCTATGCCTATGACAGCGCCGAACAGGCCGCCGCGCGCATGGCCGGGGATGAAGAAGGCTATGTTTATTCGCGCTATGGCAACCCGACCAATCAGATGCTGGCCGAGCGCCTGGCGCTGCTGGAAGGCGCCGAAACCTGCCGGGTCACAGCGTCCGGCATGGGCGCGATTTCGTCGGCCATGATCGCCCCTTGCAGCGCCGGCGACCGTGTGGTCGCGGCGAGCGCGCTGTTTGGCTCCTGCCGCCATATCTGCTCAACCATCCTGCCACGCTATGGGGTCGAGACCGAGTTTGTGAACGGCACGGATCTGGAGGACTGGAAACGGGCCTTGTCCAAGCCGACACGCCTGGTCCTGATCGAGAGCCCGTCCAATCCTCTGCTCGAGGCGGTTGATATTGCCGCCGTCGCAGAGCTGGCGCACGCCGCCGGGGCGCTGCTGGTGATTGATAATGTGTTCGCCACGCCGATCCTGCAAAAGCCGCTGGAGCTTGGCGCAGACCTGGTCGTCTATTCAGCGACCAAGCATATGGATGGCCAGGGCCGGGTCCTGCTCGGCGCCATTCTTGGAAACAGCGAGTTCATTGAAGAGCATATCGACCCCTGGCTGCGCCATACAGGCCCGGCGGCATCGCCGTTCAATGCTTGGGTGGTTCTGAAAGGATTGGAGACGCTGGATCTGCGGGTCAATCAGGCCAGCGCTAACGCCGCGACTATTGCCGACGCAATTGCCGGGCATGCAAACGTGAAAGCCGTCCGCTATCCAGGCCGCGAGGATCATCCGGACTTTGCCGTGCATCAAAAGCAGATGCTCTCTGGCGGGACGCTGGTAGCTTTCTCAATCAAGGGCGCGCGCGAAGAAGCGTTTAAAGTTCTGAATGCGCTGGAGCTGATCGATATTTCCAACAATCTTGGCGATACGAAATCGCTCGCTTGTCACCCCTGCTCGACCACACACCGGGCGCTGACGGAGGAAGAGCAAGCGGAGATGGGGCTCGATGAGAGCTGGATTCGGCTATCAGTCGGTCTCGAAGATGCCGGCGATATCACCCGCGACCTGATGCAAGCGCTTAGTGTGCTTTGAACGGGGCCGGGGCGTCGCAGGACGCGCAGGTTTCGATGGTCGGGTTTTGATCCAGACGCTGGACACT
This DNA window, taken from Hyphomonas sp. Mor2, encodes the following:
- a CDS encoding 2'-deoxycytidine 5'-triphosphate deaminase — protein: MADGKIGVLSDRELTALFETGAVKSQSALDSDQIQPASLDLRLGFEAHRIRASFLPGDKRKVADVLEDPGTELHRIPLTEDGAVLETGCVYLVPLQESLRLPAGISGRANPKSSTGRIDVFTRVVTNRSKAFDDVPTGYSGPLWLEISPRTFPILVRPGDRLAQLRLRRGRSDEATEKTVSIDLDQPGGQPVGWRAKRHGGLIDLRGIGAHEVHQFWEPLYARGGRLILDPEEFYILASRETVKVAAGKAAEMAPIAPELGEFRAHYAGFFDPGFGTNEGGSRAVLEVRSRDVPFVLEHGQPVAKLIYEPMASKPRALYGGKTSNYQGQRLKLSKHFARPE
- the metZ gene encoding O-succinylhomoserine sulfhydrylase yields the protein MTKRSDTWAPATKLVRGGTMRSEFGETSEAMFLTSGYAYDSAEQAAARMAGDEEGYVYSRYGNPTNQMLAERLALLEGAETCRVTASGMGAISSAMIAPCSAGDRVVAASALFGSCRHICSTILPRYGVETEFVNGTDLEDWKRALSKPTRLVLIESPSNPLLEAVDIAAVAELAHAAGALLVIDNVFATPILQKPLELGADLVVYSATKHMDGQGRVLLGAILGNSEFIEEHIDPWLRHTGPAASPFNAWVVLKGLETLDLRVNQASANAATIADAIAGHANVKAVRYPGREDHPDFAVHQKQMLSGGTLVAFSIKGAREEAFKVLNALELIDISNNLGDTKSLACHPCSTTHRALTEEEQAEMGLDESWIRLSVGLEDAGDITRDLMQALSVL